The Nicotiana tomentosiformis chromosome 2, ASM39032v3, whole genome shotgun sequence genome includes the window AGATGAGAAAGCAGTCGATTTCACCAGAGAAAACAGAGGATAGATGGGCAGGGTTGCTGCCTGATAGCAAGGATTTTGAAGAGGCTATAATTGCTGCTGCTCTGGGCTCAAGTGAAGaaacattcaagcctaaagaTAGTGGAATCCCTCCAAGGAAAGTTGACAAAAGGTTGAGGGTTTTTCAAGACATTACCTTGTCCATGAGTCCGCGAGCCTGACTAACATTATTGATTTTTAACTATGATTAGTAGTAATCTAATTGCATTTTTAAATTAAGTAAGATCAAATTTTAACAATCATTGGAGATAAACTTGTTCTCCTTTACTCATACTTCCTCGAGGAGGTCGTATGCAGTATGTTGGTAACACCCTAATGTCTTTAGGCAGGGTATAATTATTGTTACTTGGTGCCTTGGGAATTCAGGCATCTTCTATTTTTGCCTATATGGCAACTAATCTTCaataaaaaagttattttttctcATGTAATTGGCTTATTTTCTGTTCTCTTTCCCGAGTGTATGCAAAATGTGATGCAATCTATGAACAATTCTTGCTCAGCCAGGAATAATTGAATAACAGAATTCTGAATATTTAAGTCACCAAAGGCACTTTTTTTATTACCAATACATTTGAGTAATTACACACTCAAGTTAATGATAAAACATGGAGAAGATTTATTATTAATGAAACATGGAGCTATATTCAATTTCCACTCTCTTTTTTATTGTTGTTCAGTTTCAGTTTACAATTTTTTACGTCTATTGAGTTCACCACCAATGTTACTGGAACTGGTGTGACGAATGCTTACTAGCTCTCCTCCTGTGGATTAGATAGAAGAAACTGAATATTACAACAGCGGCTGCAACAGCAACTCCGACAGCCCTTTGTGCCACCGGGGTGTTCTTCACTGCTGACGTGCCTTTTTCCAATGCGGATCTGCCTTTTTCCAATGTAGATCTGAAAAATGATGAATGTGGTAATCCAAGCTCTGACAGCTTCTTGTGTGACTCTATGTAGTCCCTGAAGAAAGCCTCTTTGTCCTGTCACAGAAATAAGAGTAACAGAAATAACATCAGAAAACTTATGAGTAAGACTGTTTAGCTGGAAGGTTTTAACAATAATGCAGCTCTTATGGTTACAGCAGATGTGCATACTGTTAATCAGAAGAAAGTTCTCAAACAGTATCGTCGCTTTCTCGTGAGACAAGCAATTCCATTTATTTGCTTACTCATGAGAGTAACACATCTACCCTAAGTTGCGATATATTCCAGTGGCATTCCCATAATGTGGGTTTTTATGCTTGTCAAACCACCAAAAGGACATAATGGTCTACCGCACAAAATTGCCTAGCAATCAATGTTGAGACGTGCTGGACTTATCATCCATGTGAGTTATAGTAGCTCTGATACGCGACCAAAAGTTGCAGGGTGGTAGATGTCGCATGTAAGAGAAGCAAAGACATGGTCACAAACATGAAAAGATAAAATCTCCAGTTACTTAGCTGGTCTTGCTGGTTTTATAGTGTTACTTTCCTTCTTAAATGACACAAGTTGTATGATGACAGTTTCTGATGTGTTGCAATAATTGAACTATGACAATCCACATGGTATGAGCTATATTAATAATACCTTTGCATAAAGTTGCACATAGCCGCGGAATTTTGTATCTTCAAGTAGAGCTTTATCAGTGGGAAGTAATTGCAAGAGACTTGAATCCTGCTTGAGGAGCTCCCTAAGAGATCATCGTATCATTTGGGCAaataaaaatgagaatttttctttttaatcaaGGGCGAAATATAAAAGAAGTCAGAATGTATAGTAAATCATACACAAAGTATGAGTTGTCAAATTCAGGGCCCCCAACTCCAAAGGTCTTCGAATAAGCCCTTTTAGCCTGCAGCAGCAAACCAAAAAGAGGAACATTAAGCCAAACTGCACATATGTCTGAGAAATATCAGTATCTTGATGCAGATCCATAGTAATCCATATATAGTAATACCAGTTTGAGGCCTGCAGATAATGCTACTATATCCTTGTCCCCAGAGAGTCCCATTCTGTGAAAGACTTCCCTTAAATCCGATGGACCTAAAAAAAGTATCAAGAAAAGGAACACAGTAAGCGATACAAGACGTGCGGAGGAATATAGCACTGAGCCCTATAAATTTATGCCAAATATTATAATTTCTCCAGGGTTACTGATAACAGTTGTAGCAATATTCACGATATTAGCAATCCAATCCAGTTCATGGTCACTGTTTATAATATTGAAGAGCTTCACCAGTTGGAAtatgcttcttctttttttgcctTTCTCAAAAGTTCTAAAAAATAAATGGAATTGCAAGTGGAACGCGCTTAGAAGACTATGCAATTAGTGCAAATCACAAAGAAAGTATAAGAAACTAAAGAATGTCATCTCCAAGATTATCGACATGTAACCGGATACATAGATGCAGAACGAAGCAAGAACTAAAATAGGCATCAAATATAGCATAACGAAGTAAATGGAATGATAAAGCTTTCATTTATGCACTGAATCAAATCCTCATTAGTTtaactgaaatgacagaatattgATCAGCAAAGTCAACATTTTTCAGCGGAATAACCTTGTTTGCCACCAGGAAGGCACCCTTCATTTGGTGAAATTGATGAATCCTGGTATAAATTAAAGGTGGAAGTTAGTAGTGAAGATAAGTAAGTTCATTTACAtggattaaaaataaataaaggaatTATTTAATTGTTCATCCTTCCTTTGCATACCTTTCTACCAGGAACAAATTCGATTATTGGACCACCAAGTGCTTTAACAGCAACAACCCCAGCAAGCTGCACTCCCAAATAAAAAGGTACTCCACTAATTAAGCAAAATGTCTATTCTATAAGAACCagtatatttttttctctttttaaacaCTAGCATGCATCTGGCATTAATTAGCAAACCCCTACTTATCACAAAAATTAAGCAGCCCCTTCTCCAAaataaaagggcagcccggtgcacaaagcattcCGCGTTCACGCAAGGTCCAGAAAAGGGACGCACCATAAGGGGCTATAATATAGATAATTTACCTTGATGCAAGCATCAGCGGTTGATTCTATGGCTCGAATCCGTGAactaggtcacacggagacaacttgaCAATTGCTCCAAGGCTTCCCTTCCCCTTCCTCAAAATGGACAACAAATTATTGACACAAGTATCTCACCTGATAAAGGTCAGGATACGTTATCGTGGGATGATTGACCTTGATATTTTCTGCACTCCAGATAAAATATATATAAGGCATTAATTAATTGGAAGTTAGTATTAACAAAAGAACTACCTAATATATAAACAAAAGATAGGCATTGGAGTATGCCGTATTCAGAAGACAATGCCCGGATTATCTTTGGACAAAATTAGAAAGGAAAAAAGATTGCCTGCTTCTTGAAATGAGTAAgatgactaattaaattcttcaACGTATAAACTTTTGTTTTTCGAAAAAAAGACTTTCTAATCCTAAGGAGAATTTTCGAATATAATCGAATGATCAACTTTTCATCTTCAAATGAAAAGTCCACAAAGGTAAACATAACAAAACATTAATTAGTAGCTGCAAAGATCCACGAGCAGGCAAAAATGTTCATGTACTTTAAACGGAAATCAATTAAGAAACAAACCGTTGCACTAAAAATTGATTTTATCAATGAGAATATAAATTTGGTGGTAAAGGCCAAAAATGAAGCTCACCAATTGCTGTTCTGAGATCATTATTGGCAGCTTGAGTCTTTATTTTAGCATCAGTAGTAGACGTAGTAATTCCTGCATCAGAATTGGCGGCAGAAGAAATTGAGAATTGGCAAGCGTACGCTAAACGAAGCAGATCACGAGCACTGTACTTGTTGCTGGCTATAAGATTTTGAAGCTCTATTCGTGCTCTCTCTATCTCATTCCTATACTCCGCATCTACTACTGGTACTGCCATTGATTTATATATAATACTAATATGATACACTGAAACTTTATATTTCTATATATATGCCAATAGAGGTCGATTGTGACCTTTTCTTCTAATTTTGATGAATGAATAATTCAATGTTATGAAACGAGGATTATGTATAGAGCAATATATAGGGAGGGGAATTTTATAAGCATGAAGTGAAGAAGCAACGAATATGGAACAACAAAAGAAACGAATTTGTTATTTTGCTTCTTCTAATGACACTGAACGTGAATAACATGGAGGGGGCAAATCCGGAAATAAATCGTGCTACGTGTGATGTGGGTCTTTTATTGGAAAAATAAGGAATATCTATATTACTCGATAAGTTCACCATTGAATGACAGTCAAAGCTTTGCTATTCAAAGCTTTGTTATTGGAAGACTAGAAGTTCACCATTGAATGTCATTCAAAGCTTTGCTatcgaaaatataattttttgagtTTGTTAATTGTTCGGATTGGGTGTTGTtccaattgattgaaaatatcaaaaggagttcaaaatttaaatttgaagtgatttggagtagatttgagcaagatttgagttaaatttcaaaaaagacgcaaggaagaagacgaagtcagttttttgtataattatggataatcttgtataatagtgtatatgaGTGTACAAACACATcttatacacttttatacacCTTTATACAAGCGTCTATAGACGAACTTCTTCCACGATTTTTAATTGTAATTCTTGTTCAAAACCAATAcaaatctccattaaatgacttcaaattttatatacaacctCCTTATCATTACTAAAAATTATCTGTTTATCGACGCAAATTACACACGGACGTCTCTCGGTAGCAAGGCTTTACCGAAGGAAGTCCGTCGGTAAGTGGTAGGTAAGTAAATTCTTTTTCGGTAAAATAAACCGACAGAATCCCTCGGTAATTGCCGATGGACCCCATCAGAAAACCATCAGTACATTTCTGACAGTAGTTGGTCAAATAATTTTACTTACCGACAAATATATGTcggtatattataaaataatattaataccGACGGATATCCGTcggtaaattaaaaataataatttaatattacCGACGGATACCATCGGTaaatttagaattttaatttagtaatttaaaaattaaaaatatgaataaattcaTATTCCGATGGATATCCGTCGGTATTTTCAACAAAATTTGAGGTTCAAGTCTACCGACGGACTCCCTCGCTAATTAAGAATTCTGGATTGAAAATGAATAAGTGTTCCGACGGACTCTGTAGGTAAGTCCCTCGGTAAATCTGGTACATTTTTTGCAGGGAGTGCTTATTTTTTGCTAGACTACCTGCCAGCCAGAATATTACAATAGAAACAGAAATGCAACCACAATAAAACAcaaattaacaacaacaacaaaattttATAAACTATCCAAACATCCAAATTATCTCATCAAACATCAAAACTATCCGGCCAAACTTCAAAATGTAATATTCAAAGTTAACATCCAACTAAACAACAATCCAACCAAATATAAAATCACTCCTCATCTTCTTCATCATTTATATTATTTCCATCACTTTCATCCTCTTCATAAATATGGCTTTTTGCGGAGAGCGGGGCAAGCCGATTAAGTGGTTCGCTTGAGCCTTGAGGGACTCGATGTCATTCCTAGGTGCGTCTCTAATCTTCTCTTCATGCTTTCTTTTTTCTCATTCATCCGCATAGTTCCTAGAAAGTTGTTGAATCGTTCGTCGCATCTCCTCAAAGTCCTCATTTAGTGTATAATTATTAATGTATAGGCTAATCAATCACTAACATTACTTATATAAGGATGCCACTAGTTCACTAATACTTAGTGTTATTATTAATGTATACAGGCTAATCAATCACCAACattatttacaaatatattattaATACACCTATACTTCGTGTAATTATCAATCTACaagctaaatacaactaatacATGTTTACTTAGTATATTATCAATGTGTATGATAATTAATTATTAACGTTACTTAAGGACACCGTTAATACACTTCTTACTTACAGTAATTATCAATTTATAAGATAAACCATCACTAATATTTCTTACGAAAACGACTAATACACTTCTTCTTAGTGTGTAACTATTAATGTATAGGTTAATCAATGTAGTTAAGGATACTACAAATTCACTTTTACTTTGTGTAATTATAAATTACTAAGCTAATTACCACTAATATATTTTTAAGTAGTGTAATTACCTCCACTTAGTGTAAATTTCAATAAATAAGCTAATCAACCACTAAGATAGATAATTAAGTAACTACTTACCGAGGGACTTACCAACGGTCTCCTTCAATATGGtgtaataaaaaatataaaataattatgtataagattatatatttaagttaccGACGGAAATACATCGGTATTGTAAgaataaaattcaaaatattatataaatgCAATAACAATTGAGTAGCACTAtaatctttattttcttttttatttatttttttaaaagcacCGAGAGACACCGTCGGTAtctaaaaaataattcaaaaatataaatacaaaatgTTCCGAGGGAGTCCGTCGGTAAAGTACCGACAGAGTGCAtcggtacaaccaattaaatttTGATCGGTCAAAGTATCATTATTTACCGAGAGTTGTCCGtcggttattttttttttttaaaatagaaattaaaaagttcaaaagttcCGAGGGACTCCGTCGGAAAGTCCCTCGGAATAGCGACGGAAAAAAGTCCGGCGATACTGCTGCGTCGGTAAACAACTATTTTTTAGTAGTGATATatactatttctaacaagtctaaataacactcactccaaatttctcacaaaatcaaattcggaatttaaacccacatatttaagcttgttaaaaatttaattttcaccACCCAAATGGATTTGGTTTGTTGAACTAATATTTGAGTCACAGAGTCCAAAATTAACTTAAAAGCTTgagcaatttttttaaaaaattaaatagtaattttAAGAACCTATTGAAGTTGGATGTTGGGTCTTAgcctattatttttgggctagttgTAAATTGAAATGCGGACTATAAAATTGAAAAGTGCGGATCTCAGTTGTTCTTATGTGGAATTTTCCCCAACTTTTTTAGTTATTCGCTTATTCATTTAATAACTTGCCATCTcgtatcttcttttttttttttttttttgctgtttaaaatcaaattttaagtttcattgagTGTACAGCATCAAGAGGAGTAGGAAAATCTTTTTAGAATATCAGCAGGGATAATAGAGCAGCTACTTCGATTTCTCGTCTCACACTATCATGCAGGTTTTTGTATGAACAAGAATTAGATAGTTTTCGTTGGATGGATGTACTCGGATTAAAgggatataaaaaaaaattataacaaaaaaatatttttaaaagtgtcatacaaaatttcaaaattaaggCTGAAATTACTCTAACTTGAGTTAGCATATCAGACCAAAATTTTCTTAGTTAAATACTCATAGGTGTAAAGAATTTAACTTGAAGTTTGAAATACATTAGCCAAAACATTTCATGCAAGCGGAGCAGTGGGAGTCGTTTTATTCCTAGATAGTTATGCAGATATTATAGTAtgagattattattattattattattattattattattattattattattatgtgatgAATAACTTAAGCATGTGTTAGTAATACATAGtttaataacttaagcatgtaTTAGTAAGATATAGTTCAACACTGCAAACCGACTGTTGAATTAGTTGCACAAATTTTATAGGTATGGTGTTTCGTAGTGAAATCTACTTGTTCAGGTTGCTTGCCATGTTCTAATAAACATGTAATGACTAAGACATTCTTTTATACCTGAAAGAATGCCTTATGTAAGTTGGAAATAAAAAAAATGCCTTATGTAAAATAAAGTTAGAAATATAATTGTTCAATGCGTAATGTGAAAGTATTACTTAGTATAAAAAACACCCGTTTTATCCCTCGCAATAGTAAATAATCCGTTTATGATGATATAAACTCCATTAGAGATTGGACTAAAACTACTCATTTTGTTTAATTGAGGATAAATTTGATTAGTCAAAACCACCTCGTTTCATCCTAGTCAtgccccaaatttccaaattacGAAAGTACAATAAGCAAACAACTAGAATGGTCGATCGCATTGATGGGACTGAAACGACCCCTTTTTGAAATTGATTCAAGCATTTAAATTAAACTAAAGGCTATTTACGATATTTCAATCGGGTTTTTGATTTGCGACTTCTCTCATATATAAGATTAAAAGTACAACAGTGTCTCCTATTTCCTTTTTGCAACAAATTATCATAGGTGACAATTAGTAGAAAACAGAGGGTTAAGAGTGTGATGCCATTATGAGGAATATATTTGAACCATAAGTGGAACTATGTATAGTTCAAATTCGCCAAAGGCATGTTATTCTATACTTGAGTAGCTACGAGCAGCACATCCCAAGATTTATTGATGAAAAATAACGAAATACAAGGATCATCTTTGCGGTGTCAGTAACAATCATCAATCTAGTATATGCCATTGTAATTATGGAGCTATTCAGTTGCCAATTTGCTTTCAATTGAGTCCGCCAATGTAATGGAACTTGTGTGCTTGCCTATGCTTACTTGATTCTCCTGTTGAGTTCATAGAAGTAACTCAGTATTACAACAGTTGCTGCAACAGCAACTCCAACAGCACCTTGTGCCAACACCGTGCTGTTTTTTACTGCTAACTTGAAGCAAGATGAAGGTGGTGCAAATCCAAGCTCTGAGAGCTTCTTGTGTGACTCTGCATAGTCTCTGAAGAAAGCCTCTTCGTCCTGTCGTAGAAATAAGTAGATataagctattacagaaaaagtTTTTGCGTGAGATTGTTTAGGAAAAAACAATTTGTGAGATTGCCAGAAGTTTTGAAGAATAATGCAGCTCTTTAGTCAAATGGATATGCATAATGGTTAAGTTGGAAGAAAGATTCAAAGAGGATTGTTATCATTCATTTGCTCAGTAAAGATATATGAGAGTGACAAACCTTGGGGTGGACCAGTCAAGGATATACTATGTTGCAAAACATTCCAGTGCCCTTACCACAGTTTTATGCGTGTCAAACCATCAATAGGAAATAATGGTCTAGCACGAAATCCTTAGTTATAATCAATGTATGAGAAAGCAAAGAATAGCAACAGAGTGACAAATGATAGATAAATTTCCAGCAATTTAGCCAGCCTTGCTGGGTTTTAATGTTACTCTCCTTCTTGCATTATGCAATATTGTCTAGTAGTAACAAATTTAAATGATGTATTACAACAATTGACCATTAAAACTATGCACAGTAACATGAGCTATAATACCTTTGCATAAAGTTCCACATAAGGGCAGAACAGTGGATCTTCAACCAGAGCTTTATCAGTGGGAAGTTTCAAGAGACCTTCTGAATCCTCCTTGAGGAGCTCCCTAAGAGATCATTATCATTTGGGCAAGCAGTCATGAAAATTTTCTTTTAACAATGGTGAAATATAAAAGAGGTTCATGATTATACTAATCTTACACAAAGTATGAGTTGTCAAATTTCAAAGGCTCTTTAGTCCAAGGGCCCTCAAAGCCAGATCTCTCTGGATGTGCTCTTCCCTGCAACAGGAAACACAAAAGAGGAACTTTAAGACAAACGCATTCATGCGTAAGAATATATCAGTATCTAGATTCAGATCCATGTGATATAATACCAGTGTGTGGCCTCCAGATAATGCCACTATATCTTTGTCAGTGAGTCCCATtctgtaaaagacaaccctcaaGTGTGGTGGGCCTAAAAAGGCATTAGAATGTTGAACAAAGTAAGAGATACGCAACATGCTGTCGCTGAGAATATGTTTCAAAGTCAGAGCACTCCGTTGTAGAGCACTCTCAGAAAAACATGCCCAGTTCTTAGTACTCCAAGGTAGCTTGGAGCAGTTTTGGCAATATTTACAATTTTTCCAATAGAATAATCACCAAATCCAGTTCAATGTCATTGTTCATAATATTCAAGAGCTCCCACCTATTGGAATAAGTTATTTTCCTTTACAAAATGTTCTTGAGAATAATGTGAACAAAACCAAGAAACATGTTAGGAGATAAAGCGATCAGCGCAAATTAGCAAAAAAACTAACTTATGTCATCTACAAGATTATTGACATGTGACCTTCACATAGAGATATGCAGAACCAAGGAAGAGTTTTATAAGTATTCAAGTTACTTAGGAGCAATATACTGCAAGAACAATAATTAGTCACCATATATGGCATAAAGAGGATAAGTAATGTAAATAGGATAGGTAAAGCTTCACTTAATTTTATGAACTGAATTATGAACTGAATCAAGTTTAACTAAATTTTCACAGTGCACCTCAATAAATTCGGTCAGTATTGTTTCTGTAGTTCTAAGGCTAATCTTAAACAAGTAGTACAGGCTATTTAAAATTATTCGTATCCTGTGTTCTCATGGATTCTTTCTCTACTAGAGAATGAGTATGTGTTCACCTTGTCGTGGTGATATTCAGCAGAGTAAGCAACCTGTTCTATCAAATGAGAAGAATCCCAGACGGTAAACTTCAGAGTTAAGATAGATAAAATTTCTGCGTTTCTTTACCTTTTATCTGTTACTACCTTAATTTCAAATGATAGATCAGCTAAGCCAACATTTTTAGATGACTAACCTTGTTTGGCATCAGGAAGGCGTCCTTCTTCAGGTGAACTTGATGAATCCTGATAGAAAGGTGGAAGTTACTAAAGACAAGTCCATCAAATGTACCTCAAGTTTAAAATGGAAAAAGGAGGCATATTTTCATCTTTGCTGTGTACCTTTCTACCAGGGACAAAATCAACGGTAGGACCCCCAGTTACTTCAACAGCAACAACTCCAGCAAGCTGCAGTCCCAAATAAAAAGGCAATTAAGCACAATAATCTCAAATGCCATAAAGAGCAGAATATATTTGTTTCCCAATTGATACTATGCATTTGGCATCAGTGAATTGCTAATAATACAACTAAAAGTTAAGCAGAACCTTAcgaaaatggaaaacaaatctTCGACACAAGTATCCTCACCTGGTAGAGGTCAGCATACGTAATCTTAGGACGCCTGGCCTTAATTTCCTCTGTGCTCCATACAAAAGAAAAGGCATCAGAAGATAGGATTTAATATCTCTTTCTTCAAACTTGATTAAACTGACAAAAAAAGCACTTAATATAAAAACAAAACATAGGCATTGGATGATGCTTATTCAGAAGACAATGACCAGTCTATCAAAAATTTAGAGCAACATTAGGTATTGTGTCCATTTTTCTTGAAAGGAGTAAAAATTTGATGCTAAACATAGAGAGTATAATAGAATATACAATGTTTTCAAGCAGCTTAAAAAAAACATGTGCTAGAAAAGCAGTTTTTTTGCTAGTGTAAATTAAACAGATTCAAACTTCTCCAGAATGCTTTCAACTCAAAGGTAAAAGTGCATGCACTGAGAGAGATTCTCTTCTCATGTAAAAAAAACGACACATAAGAAACTGGTCAATAATATAAGGAAGAACTCTATATACAAAACAAATTACTGAACTAATAAACTAGCTAATCCATTACAGAATTTCAAAAAagtaaaagtcaaaaaatcaactTTTCTTCATCGAATGAAAACTCACACACAGTAAGCATAAGCAATATACTGTAAAACATAATTAGCTCTTAACATACAAAATCAATCAAAAGCATTCATGTACTTAAACTGAAATCATTAATATATATTATTAACCATCACATTCATAATCACTATCACTGAACACAACTTGATCATTTCCAGATCATCAGTAGATCTCTTGAGGTAATAACTATCTTAATTATGCGAAAAGTACTCCAGGAAACTAAAAGACTGAAAAGCTCACCACAAAGATCAATTGCGATTTTGAGACCGCTGTTAGCGGCATGTTTGTACTCTACCTCATTCCTGATTGATCCATCAGGTCCTCCAGTGTTTGTTGCAGCATCATACGTTCCTGCATCATGCCACCTGCAAAATAAAATATATCCCGAAAATTAAATATAATGTCAAATAAAAATCAATTTTGATTTCCACAACATTTGAAAATTTTTGCGTACGCTAAACGAAGCATAATAGGAGCACAGTTTTTGCTGGAGATAAGTGCTCGAAGATCTCTGCGTGCCTTCTCTATTTCCTTCAGATACTCTGCATCCACTATTGGTGCTGCCGCCATTGATAACACACGACGTTGCAGTACACTGATATCGTAAACTTTGACGAACGAAATTATGATACACAAGGAATATATAGAAGAAAAGAGAAGAGAGAACTTTTTTGTGAGAGTGAATTACAGAAGCAATGAATATGGAACAACACAAGAAACGAATTGGATTTTTGCTTCTTCAAGTGGAATATGGAGGGAAAATACCAAAAAGGATTATGAAGTCGCTTTCAAGAAGCGCGTTAATGACACTCGACAATCTTACGAAAATGGTTGGCGCGTGAATAAACGTGGGGATTGAAAAGCGTGGGTTATTGTTTGAGAATGTGTTGGTATGCGTGCTATGGCGTGGGCATTTCTTATCTTTTTACTATTGGCTGCCCGATGAGCTTCGTGGGCTGGCGGATCTAACGAACCTTCATTTTCTGCGTCAGCTTATTTTGTTGCTCGCTAAACCAGGCTGATCTATGACCATTCCAATTTGCATGGTTTACGGGCTTTTAGAACTCCGACTCTGTACGACCCAAGGAAAAAGCCCGTATGAGTAGAGTGCTTTCACAAGGCCATATAGGACTACTACACAATAACACAACGTACTTAGTCAGAGGTGAACCCAGAATTCAGTAATCGTGGGGCACTATGATATTCTAGAATTTATCACTGCTCATAAACATTGATACGGGGGCTTATACTAATATTTGACTATTTCTTGAAGACATTTGCAAGCATATATGAAGTTATTACGGAAGTTACCGGGTACCGGTGATCCCTCTTGTTAAAGTGTGTGTCCGCCTCTGTACTTAGTATATTCTCATAATGTGAGATCTGAGAAAAATAGTGTATATATAGACCTTATTCTTACCTCGAGGAGATAGAAAAGCTATTTCTGATAGACCTTCGGCTAAAGAAAGCTTCTCTCAGCATGtttgaaaaagaaaatagtaGTGAAGAATACATGttaaaaataatactaaagacAAGCACAGTGACAATAGCAAAACAATAAAGCAGTAAGAAAAATGAAGCAAGGGAAACAACAGGTA containing:
- the LOC104105877 gene encoding L-ascorbate peroxidase 3-like, with the protein product MAVPVVDAEYRNEIERARIELQNLIASNKYSARDLLRLAYACQFSISSAANSDAGITTSTTDAKIKTQAANNDLRTAIENIKVNHPTITYPDLYQLAGVVAVKALGGPIIEFVPGRKDSSISPNEGCLPGGKQGPSDLREVFHRMGLSGDKDIVALSAGLKLAKRAYSKTFGVGGPEFDNSYFVELLKQDSSLLQLLPTDKALLEDTKFRGYVQLYAKDKEAFFRDYIESHKKLSELGLPHSSFFRSTLEKGRSALEKGTSAVKNTPVAQRAVGVAVAAAVVIFSFFYLIHRRRASKHSSHQFQ
- the LOC104105876 gene encoding L-ascorbate peroxidase 3-like, with translation MAAAPIVDAEYLKEIEKARRDLRALISSKNCAPIMLRLAWHDAGTYDAATNTGGPDGSIRNEVEYKHAANSGLKIAIDLCEEIKARRPKITYADLYQLAGVVAVEVTGGPTVDFVPGRKDSSSSPEEGRLPDAKQGPPHLRVVFYRMGLTDKDIVALSGGHTLGRAHPERSGFEGPWTKEPLKFDNSYFVELLKEDSEGLLKLPTDKALVEDPLFCPYVELYAKDEEAFFRDYAESHKKLSELGFAPPSSCFKLAVKNSTVLAQGAVGVAVAATVVILSYFYELNRRIK